The Mesoterricola silvestris sequence TCGACCTGGCCGCGCCAGGGTTCCCCGCGGAAGGATCGAACGTCATCCCAGATCGGGAAGGGTTCAAGGATTCCGTCCCGTTGGCGGGCAAGGAGCACTCGCCTGGCGTAGGCATCAATCTCAACAGCGCAGACGGTGCGCCATCCAAGGAGTTTGCCTCCCAGGATGCCTCCTCCTGCCCCTGCAAAAAGTGCCAGCTCATTCAAGGTTCCTCCGTGGGGATGGGAGTGCAGATGGACAGCCTCAGAAAAGGCTGGGGTGGGTTGGGGGAAGGCGCTTGAAAACCACGCTGCAACCATCCTCGCGGGCGATGGTAAGGCCGGTCTGAAACGAGGTGATGGGGTAGCCCATGCAGCGGTGGTTGTGGCGCTGGAAATCGGTGTCGGGCTGCTGGCAGGTGGAACGCCAATCGCAAGCGCGGCAGATGTTGGACCCATCGTCGGGCTTGACGATGTCCTTGAGCACGGCAACGTAGCCGTCCGGAGCTTCCTTGGGGTTGAGGGTCGGCATGGCGGTCATGCTCCTGGACAGGAGGCGCGGGGCCGCGCCGCCCGGGGTCCGTTGGTTCCGGCTACCGGAAGATCCGCCGAACCTAGCCCCGGCCCTTGCGGCTGATCGGGGTGCGGGGCGCGCGGATCTGCTCGCCCGCGATGATCCGGAGAGACAGGCCGGTTAGGCCCAGGCGGCGCAGAGGGGGCCGGCGGGGAGCGGCCGGGGTGGGCCTGGGGGCGGTGGGGTAGACAGGGCGGTCTTTCATTTGGTCCTTTCGGGCGTGGCGGGGTTGCGGAAGATGAGAGCGACGAACTCGGCCAGGTCGATCCAGAGGATCCGCAGGCGGCCGGTGTGCTGCCGGCGCTCCAACCGGCGGGTACGGCGCTCCTTGCCGATGACCCTGGGGAGCCAGGCATAGGGGACCTTGCGACGATCGTTCATGGCGTTTCCTTTCAAGAGAGGCCATCGAAGAGGGATTGGAGGGAGGAATCCGTCCCGCGGCGCCGGCGCGGTCGGGGGGGTTCCTGGGGCCTGGGGGCATCCTCACGGCGTCGATGCGACCGGAGGGGTGTGGTGCTGGCCTCGGGGCGGCCCACCCCATCCAGGGCGTCGAGGGTGGCCATGAAGGCCGCCCAGGCCATCTCACCCTGGTGGATCCGGTGGGGACCCTTCACCGCCACCCGGTCGAACCCATCAGGGCCCGGGCGGTCCTGGCTGGTCTTCCAGGTGTGCTGGATCGTCCAGTCCCGGTGGAGGGTCTCCTGGTAGGGCTTGAAATTCACGGGGTCACCACGGGATATCCGTCGTGGACCTGGCCGTCCAGGGACCGGCCCGCGGCCTTTTTCCCAATTCGAACGGCGCCGTAGCCATCTCCGAAGGCATGGGTACCCATGCTCCCGGCGCGGGTCCGGAACTGTGGCCCGCCCTCAAGGGGGTGCCACCAAAGGTCTCCCATCGCCGGGGCCCACTCCCCCCACTGCTTGAACAGGAAAGGGACGCCGGCGGCGGAGCACTGGTCACGCAGGCCCCGGGCCCAGTCGGGGTGCATCGGACGGGCTCCGGGGCCGGACTCTCCGCCCACGACCACCCAATCCAGCTGGTCAATCCGGTGGGTTCGGCAGTCCTCGGGCAGGAAGGGGAAGGGATAACTCCCCCCGCACCGGTCGGAGAGGATCTCGCGGGACAGGTCCACTGGGCCCAGGAGGGGTTCGCAGGAAAGCCAGCGCACCGCGGCCAGTGTCTCGAGGAGGAAGGGAATCCGCTTGTCGGCGGTTTCCTGGTTCTCCACGCTCACCCCCACCCAGACGTTGGGCAGGGCCCGGGGCCCCAGGTCGATCTGGTCGAAAAGGAGGTCATTCCCATAGGACCCGGCGTAGGCCCATTCCTCCCGGCGGTCCTGCGCGAGGTAGTCCCGCATCCGCTCCGGGCGCTTGGTCAGGATCTGGAACGTGTGCTGGGGGCAGGCGGCCATGATCCCAAAGACCTGGTCGATCCGGTCGAATGGGAGATCCTCGTGGAAGAGGTCGCTCATGGAGTTCACGAAGACCCGCCGGGGCCGGCGCCAGGTGAGGGGGGTCTCCAGCTGCTCGGGCACCAGGCGGACGTGGCCAGTCCAGCGCCCAGTGGAGCTTTCCACCAGGCCGTGGTAGGGCATGCCCGGCTGGGAGCAGAACCGGGCCGCCATCCGTTCGGCGTAGCAGTTCCTGCACCCTTCGGAGACCCTGGAGCATCCCCGGATGAGGTTCCAGGTTGCGTCGGTCCAGACGATTCCGCCGTTTCGCTGGTCAGCCATTGGCCACCACCTGACCCAGCACGGTCGGGTCCCCCTCCTCCATGAGCCGCACACACATGGCCATCGTCTGGATGATCTCCATGTGCAGGGCATCCTTAGTCGCTCCGGGCTTCCCATTCCGAATGTCCAGAACCGCCTTGACCACTTCCCCGGCTTCCTCGGCCAGGGCCAGGGTGCTGTGGTCCGCGCCGGGGAACTTGGTCCGGGCACGGGCGAGTTCAGCCAGGACCTGGGCGACCCAGATGGGCGCTTCTCGGGAGGTGGGGCCGGGGGCCTTCGGCTTCACCCCGGGAGCCGCCTTGGGAAACGGATTCTCCGGGATGGGGGGGAGTTCGGGAATGGGGATGCCGTTCTCCCGGCAGATACCGGGAACCTCGTAGCGCACGCAGTGAATACGCTGGCGGACTTTTACGAATTCCTCGGAGGTGGTCGCGGCCTTCGCTTCGGATGTGAGTGCCAAGATCTTGTCGATGCGCTCCCTGAGGCGCTTTTCGGGGTTGAGGGTGGGGCGAACCATGGGTTCCTTCTGGGGTTGGGCGGAGGACG is a genomic window containing:
- a CDS encoding nucleoside triphosphate pyrophosphohydrolase family protein encodes the protein MTTFHPFQKPKTRLGEILPPDKLAQAIAQGERLIREHKAVRPSNLDIPAITAWAQHKAILDASLSALRHQAAATPRDVPFPAGPLPRAAPQAQEPRSIPPPTKPASSAQPQKEPMVRPTLNPEKRLRERIDKILALTSEAKAATTSEEFVKVRQRIHCVRYEVPGICRENGIPIPELPPIPENPFPKAAPGVKPKAPGPTSREAPIWVAQVLAELARARTKFPGADHSTLALAEEAGEVVKAVLDIRNGKPGATKDALHMEIIQTMAMCVRLMEEGDPTVLGQVVANG
- a CDS encoding DUF5131 family protein: MADQRNGGIVWTDATWNLIRGCSRVSEGCRNCYAERMAARFCSQPGMPYHGLVESSTGRWTGHVRLVPEQLETPLTWRRPRRVFVNSMSDLFHEDLPFDRIDQVFGIMAACPQHTFQILTKRPERMRDYLAQDRREEWAYAGSYGNDLLFDQIDLGPRALPNVWVGVSVENQETADKRIPFLLETLAAVRWLSCEPLLGPVDLSREILSDRCGGSYPFPFLPEDCRTHRIDQLDWVVVGGESGPGARPMHPDWARGLRDQCSAAGVPFLFKQWGEWAPAMGDLWWHPLEGGPQFRTRAGSMGTHAFGDGYGAVRIGKKAAGRSLDGQVHDGYPVVTP